One Mycolicibacterium sp. ND9-15 genomic window, ACGACCCGCCCTTCTGGCCGCGCACGTCGAAGAAGTTGGCGTTGATCGCGATCGTCGGCTGGCCGAGGGCCTGCCAGGCCTGCAGCGGGGTGAAGATCTCAGACGCCTGCAATAGCCCCTCTCCGGTGCGGGCGCGCGGATCGCGTTCGCAGCGAGCCTGGAATCCGCTGTGCGAGTCGACCAGGAGGCGCGGAGCGAGCCGGGTGGAGGCCGACTTGATGATCATCAAGCGGCCGCCGTTGGCCGCCTCGTACCACCCGCCGCCGGCCTTGAGCATGGGGGCGGGATGACCGCCGCCGAAGTTGTAGACGAGGTAGGAGCCGCGGGTGGTGGCGATCGCGTTGGCGAGCAACTCGCGTGCGCTGGCCGCGGTGGCGCTTGGCACCCCCGCCGTCATCACCACCACCGCACACATCATCAGCACCGCCGCCACCGCTGCGAAGTGGCGAGACGCGGCCGTCGAACCCCGCACGGCAACCCTTTCGTCGAACCACCCGAACCCCAGACATTAATCACAACAGCAACTCTGTCAACTCTCGTCACAAGGAGATAACGGAACCGTTCCGGTCGGATTGCGCTAGGGCACTGAGCCTTCCGGCATGCGCGCGGTGGGGGTTGCATGCGAAGAGTCCATACAAGTCATGTCGCCGCCGGTGGTGTCGACCGAACTCATTGATTAGGAAGCCCACTTGCCGGGCACTGTGATCTAGACGGCGCCCGTGCGCCGCAACAAAAGGAGTCAGATATGTGGACGATCATCGTGGCGCTCATCGTCGGCGCCATCCTCGGAGCGCTGGCGAGACTGATCTTGCCGGGGAAGCAGAACGTCGGTGTGCTCATCACGATCCTGCTCGGCGCGGTCGGCGCACTGCTCGGTTCGTGGATCTCGAACGCGGCGTTCGGCACCGGCGACAAGATGTTCTCGCCGATTCCGTTTGTCATCGGCTTGGTCGTCGCGATCATCCTCATTGCGATCTACGTGGCGATCACCGGACGCCGAGGCGCCGGAACGCCCAGAACCTGATCAGCGTCGAGGAGGGGCCAATCGATAGACCGCGTCGGCGTAATCGTCGGTGATGTAGACCGCGCCGTCGGGCCCGACCACCGCGGCGACCGGACGGCCCCACCTCGAGCCGTCGTCGGCCTGGAACCCGCCGACCAGTGTCTGCTGGTCGGCGAGTTCGCCGTTGTGCCAACCGAAGAACGCCACCTCGGGCGCGAGTGGTGGCTCGCGGTTCCACGAGCCGTGGACGCCGACGAGTGCGCCAGTGGCATACGGCGCCGGCAACACACCGTCGGTGAAGCTCATGCCCAACGGGGCGGCGTGTGCGCCGAGACTCTGCTCGATGGGTGGGAGTGCCGCACAATCCATCCGGCTGCCGTCGGCGTTGGTCTGCACGTCGCGGATCAAGGGCAGGTTGGCCGGGCCGCCGTCGGGATTGCAGTAGGGCCAACCCAGTTCGCGACCTGGCGTCAGCCGGGCCACCGCCTCCGGCGGATTTTCGCTGACATAGGCCATGTCGACCTCGCCGGTCCGCGGATCGGCGACGTTGTCGCGGCCGTTGTTCGCCGTCCACACCGACCCGTCGGGCGCGACCGCCAGCCCGGTCCCGTTGCGCACACCCGTCGCGAACGGCTCGGCAGGTCCACCGCCGGGCGGTACCCGCATGATCGTGGCGCGTGGCGGATGGGCGTCGCGGTCCTTTGCGGAGATGTTGCCGGTCGAGCCGATCGAGAAGTAGACGCTGCCGTCGGGGCCGATTGCGACGGACTTGAGCGCGTGCGCGTAGGCGCCTTTGAGGTCGGGGCTTTTCGCGTCGGGCAGGCCCGCGACGACTGTGCGCCGGTTGGTCGCCGCGCCGTCGGCGTAGTCGTAGGTGTCGATCTGGTCGCTTTCTGCGACGAAGAGCGTGGCGCCGTCGAATGCCAGGCCGTGCGGCTGGTCGAGGTTCTCGAGAAGCGTCGACTGGCGCGGTTCGGTGTCGGTGGGCTGCAGCCGCAACACCTCGCCGGTGCTCGGCTGCGACACCAGCAGCGTGCGGTCGGGGGCCCACGCCGCCAGCCTCGCCTTGGGGACGCGGGCCCACACCGACATCGACCACCCGGCGGGTACCAAGGCCTGGCGAGGCTCGTCGAACGGCGACTGCGCGAACTCTGGGTCGACCGCGACGGTGACAGGCACCAGGCCCGTCGAGGCGTCGGCAGTCGGCGCGGGCGAACTCGGCCGGGGAGTCGGTTCGGGCGCGGTCTCCGAGCACGCCGAGCATGCCGTCAACAGCACAGCACCGGTTAGACCCGCGATTACGTTACGCCGCAGCCAGACTCGCATGCATCTCCCAGACCAGAATCTCGGCGGGTGCGGTGGCGGTGACGCGCTGGCCGCCCGATCCGGTGAATCGCACCGCATCCCCCTCGTGCAGCGGGCCGGCACCTTCGAGCTCGACCTCACCGCGCGGGACGAACAAATGGAGATAGGGCGCCGTCGGGAGCCCGATGCTGTCGCCGGCATGCATACGGGCGCCGTGCAGGGCCGCGTACCTGTTGGCGATCGCGATCGCGGCGTGGTCGCGGTGCTCGGACATACCACTGGCGAGCGTCACCAACCCGCCCCGCAGCAGTTCATCGGCGATCTCGAGTTGCTGATAGCCCGGGTCGATCCCCGACTCGTCTGGCGCCACCCACATCTGCACGAAATGCACTGGTTCACTGTGAGTCTCGGCGCCCGTCAGCATCCACGAGTCGTTCTTCTCCGAATGCAGGATGCCGCGCCCCGCCGACATCCGTTGCGCCAGACCGGGATAGATCACACCGGAGTGGCCGGTCGAGTCCTGGTGCACCAACGAACCGCGTAATACCCAGGTGACGATCTCCATGTCCCGGTGCGGATGGGTGTCAAACCCAGCAGCCGGTGCGACCCGGTCGTCATTGTTGACGAGCAGCAGACCGTGATGAGTGTTCTCGGGCGCGT contains:
- a CDS encoding GlsB/YeaQ/YmgE family stress response membrane protein codes for the protein MWTIIVALIVGAILGALARLILPGKQNVGVLITILLGAVGALLGSWISNAAFGTGDKMFSPIPFVIGLVVAIILIAIYVAITGRRGAGTPRT
- a CDS encoding PQQ-dependent sugar dehydrogenase; protein product: MRVWLRRNVIAGLTGAVLLTACSACSETAPEPTPRPSSPAPTADASTGLVPVTVAVDPEFAQSPFDEPRQALVPAGWSMSVWARVPKARLAAWAPDRTLLVSQPSTGEVLRLQPTDTEPRQSTLLENLDQPHGLAFDGATLFVAESDQIDTYDYADGAATNRRTVVAGLPDAKSPDLKGAYAHALKSVAIGPDGSVYFSIGSTGNISAKDRDAHPPRATIMRVPPGGGPAEPFATGVRNGTGLAVAPDGSVWTANNGRDNVADPRTGEVDMAYVSENPPEAVARLTPGRELGWPYCNPDGGPANLPLIRDVQTNADGSRMDCAALPPIEQSLGAHAAPLGMSFTDGVLPAPYATGALVGVHGSWNREPPLAPEVAFFGWHNGELADQQTLVGGFQADDGSRWGRPVAAVVGPDGAVYITDDYADAVYRLAPPRR
- a CDS encoding pirin family protein, which translates into the protein MTTPTVDIRRADDRARTKISWLDSKHSFSFGSHYAPENTHHGLLLVNNDDRVAPAAGFDTHPHRDMEIVTWVLRGSLVHQDSTGHSGVIYPGLAQRMSAGRGILHSEKNDSWMLTGAETHSEPVHFVQMWVAPDESGIDPGYQQLEIADELLRGGLVTLASGMSEHRDHAAIAIANRYAALHGARMHAGDSIGLPTAPYLHLFVPRGEVELEGAGPLHEGDAVRFTGSGGQRVTATAPAEILVWEMHASLAAA